The Astyanax mexicanus isolate ESR-SI-001 chromosome 7, AstMex3_surface, whole genome shotgun sequence genome has a window encoding:
- the gphb5 gene encoding glycoprotein hormone beta-5 gives MAYQRCPVPRFSPLTLGWVVLSVWLCVGGPAGVSGVNLRKFIGCAVREFAFIARKPGCGALPVTTDACWGRCETWERPVLDPPFIESYQRVCTYNQTQFMTVQLPNCSAGVDPHYTYPVALKCNCGVCVTSTTECIASY, from the exons ATGGCCTACCAGAGGTGCCCAGTACCACG tttttctccactCACTCTGGGCTGGGTGGTGTTATCTGTCTGGCTGTGTGTCGGTGGGCCGGCTGGTGTGTCTGGGGTGAATCTGAGAAAGTTTATTGGCTGTGCTGTGAGAGAGTTCGCCTTCATTGCCCGGAAGCCTGGCTGTGGAGCCCTGCCCGTCACCACAGATGCCTGCTGGGGGCGCTGCGAGACCTGGGAG AGGCCTGTTCTGGACCCGCCCTTCATCGAGTCCTACCAGAGGGTGTGCACCTACAACCAGACGCAGTTCATGACCGTCCAGCTGCCCAACTGCTCGGCCGGCGTGGATCCCCACTACACTTACCCAGTGGCTCTCAAGTGtaactgtggagtgtgtgtgaccAGCACTACGGAGTGTATCGCCTCTTACTGA